A genome region from Labilibaculum antarcticum includes the following:
- a CDS encoding helix-turn-helix domain-containing protein — protein sequence MKREPSELFEEVAESNALFHIHKLQNMCTEVRKQNGDDHMHDFYTITWIKEGQAIHATKYVEYTLRENSILFVPPGLMHRFIINAHCTGYSITFNETFFAVKESGADSVSDSTLFSNPDFRSIIQLDEKQQIVFKGITDLMEKEFANDDRYRHEMLLQQLKLFLLESRRIYEDQHDLNVSFDEDHPGSVIIKFKQLIDDKYKEQKNVSSYADLLNLRATCLNDITKKTTGITAGELIRNRVIKEAKKMLYGSDLNTKEIAYELGFQDPAYFSRFFKKYTNQTLSDYRNLIRK from the coding sequence ATGAAGAGAGAACCTTCAGAATTATTTGAGGAAGTAGCAGAATCCAATGCGTTATTCCATATTCACAAACTTCAGAACATGTGTACTGAGGTTAGAAAGCAGAATGGGGACGATCATATGCATGATTTTTATACAATAACATGGATTAAGGAAGGCCAGGCTATACACGCCACCAAATATGTTGAGTATACCTTACGCGAAAATTCAATACTTTTTGTGCCACCAGGTTTAATGCACCGTTTTATTATTAATGCACATTGCACAGGCTACAGCATTACTTTTAATGAAACATTTTTTGCCGTGAAAGAGAGTGGGGCCGATTCTGTTTCCGATTCTACTTTGTTCAGTAATCCTGATTTTCGGTCAATAATTCAGTTGGATGAAAAGCAACAAATCGTTTTTAAAGGAATTACCGATTTGATGGAAAAAGAATTTGCTAATGATGATCGCTACCGTCACGAGATGTTACTGCAACAGCTAAAACTCTTTTTATTGGAATCAAGAAGGATATACGAAGATCAACACGACTTGAATGTAAGTTTTGATGAGGATCATCCAGGTTCGGTAATCATTAAATTTAAACAGTTAATTGATGATAAATACAAGGAACAAAAAAATGTTTCGTCCTATGCCGACTTGCTTAATTTGAGAGCTACATGTTTGAATGATATTACCAAGAAAACAACAGGTATTACAGCAGGAGAACTAATCAGAAACCGAGTCATAAAAGAAGCTAAGAAAATGCTTTACGGCTCCGATTTAAATACGAAGGAAATCGCTTACGAACTGGGATTTCAGGATCCGGCTTACTTTAGTCGCTTCTTTAAAAAATACACCAATCAAACCTTGAGTGATTATCGAAATCTAATTAGAAAATAA
- a CDS encoding heme NO-binding domain-containing protein gives MKGIFFTEFLEMIEKEYGIILTEKIISDLGVGNNGVYEATADYPYDQFVELCSLLSSEVKSSVPDVAKNFGEYLFSRLVILFRPSFAGNSSIFDFLGQIDDFIHEKIKERFTTIEIPRFRAIQINESTFQVSYQTENLLIHLAIGLFMGCQRFFNEEITLNTEFISEKSKLVCFTLSKSQVLV, from the coding sequence ATGAAGGGAATATTTTTCACGGAATTTTTGGAAATGATAGAGAAGGAGTATGGTATAATTCTCACCGAAAAAATCATTTCTGATTTAGGCGTTGGTAACAATGGTGTTTACGAAGCCACAGCAGATTATCCATATGATCAATTTGTTGAGTTGTGCTCCTTGTTAAGTTCCGAAGTAAAAAGTTCGGTTCCTGATGTCGCTAAAAATTTTGGCGAATATCTTTTTTCTCGTCTTGTTATATTGTTTAGACCCAGTTTTGCAGGCAACAGTAGTATATTTGATTTCCTCGGTCAGATAGATGATTTTATACATGAAAAAATTAAGGAAAGATTTACTACGATTGAGATTCCTCGATTCAGAGCAATTCAAATTAATGAATCTACTTTTCAGGTGAGTTATCAGACTGAAAATTTATTGATTCACTTAGCGATTGGATTATTTATGGGTTGTCAAAGGTTTTTTAATGAGGAAATAACTTTAAATACAGAGTTTATTTCAGAGAAAAGTAAATTGGTCTGTTTTACT
- a CDS encoding YceI family protein: MKKIGSLIIAALFASVVLTPGTAFAKKDNLKVNTENSKVEWLGKKVTGEHSGTIKVNTGSLVLNDDKIVEGSFVVDMKSIVCTDLKDEGYKTKLEGHLKSDDFFGVEKFPESKFVITTATKMDDGNYKVKGNITIKGITEEVELMVSLHKHDATVHVSGKITIDRTKFNVRYGSGSFFDNLGDKTIYDDFELNLDLYLE, encoded by the coding sequence ATGAAAAAAATAGGTTCATTAATAATAGCAGCTCTTTTTGCGAGTGTTGTTTTAACTCCGGGTACTGCTTTTGCAAAAAAAGATAATTTAAAGGTAAACACCGAAAATAGTAAAGTTGAATGGCTTGGTAAAAAAGTGACTGGCGAACATTCTGGAACTATTAAAGTGAACACTGGAAGCTTGGTTTTAAACGATGATAAGATTGTAGAGGGTAGTTTTGTTGTTGATATGAAGAGTATCGTTTGTACTGACTTAAAAGATGAAGGTTATAAAACAAAATTGGAAGGTCATTTAAAATCTGACGATTTTTTTGGTGTTGAGAAATTTCCCGAATCAAAATTTGTAATTACTACTGCCACTAAGATGGATGATGGTAATTATAAAGTAAAGGGAAATATCACAATTAAAGGGATTACTGAAGAAGTTGAACTTATGGTGAGCTTACACAAACATGATGCGACCGTTCATGTTAGTGGTAAAATAACTATTGATAGAACTAAGTTTAATGTGCGTTACGGATCGGGTTCATTCTTCGATAATTTGGGAGATAAGACAATCTATGATGATTTTGAATTAAATTTAGATCTATATTTAGAATAA
- a CDS encoding glycoside hydrolase family 3 C-terminal domain-containing protein, which translates to MRNLFLFSVFILTSLAMKAQSTKDEQAIQDKINQLVSELTLEEKAALCSGRDDWSTQPIERLNIPWIWVADGPHGLRRAPATNKPGYGDQLPATCFPTASALAATWDLDLLYKVGQSLGEECQAQDVNVILGPGVNIKRSVLAGRNFEFFSEDPILSGELGAAYINGVQSQGVGTSLKHFTANNVETMRMYNNSDMDTRTLHEIYLTPFEIAVKKAQPWTIMACYNRVQGVYGTQSPYLLTDILKKEWGFKGIVISDWFAVVNRVEAMKAGMHIEMPSVSAVNDSLVVEAVKNGDLDIAVVDQLVKEILTVVFKAKSLEKEGAELNADKHHNFARQVASEAITLLKNENQILPVTKEKYKRVAIIGEFASAPRYQGNGSSEVKPTQLDKALDMIKKEYGKDIKVSYAQGYKLSDDNDTSLIDEAKKVAAAADIALVFAGLPLQYESEGIDRTHIHMPASHNKLISEIAKVQKNTVAVLTNGSAVTMPWINEVDGILETWLGGQAGAGAVADVLFGKVNPSGKLAETFPMKLEDTPSFFNFPGEQGEVLYGERIFVGYRYYDEKKIEPLFPFGFGLSYTTFEYSDLKLSAKNTTDKDGVSATVTVKNTGDVKGKEIVQLYVTDQKSTLQRPKKELKKFVKVELESGEEKEVTFKLEARDFSYYDGKREMWIAESGDFSISIGASSRDIRLSEVVALQSTQQVPLAFDEYTFFSEYWKNKQTRALLMELVPNWIKGFTGEGKSGYTADFPGFLVDHPLLKFPYITHGEISHAQVMELVEKCKGFTYNP; encoded by the coding sequence ATGAGAAATTTATTTTTGTTTAGTGTCTTTATTTTAACTTCACTAGCTATGAAAGCTCAATCTACAAAAGACGAACAAGCTATTCAGGATAAGATAAACCAATTGGTTTCTGAATTAACTTTAGAGGAGAAAGCAGCTCTTTGTTCCGGTCGCGATGACTGGAGTACTCAGCCAATCGAACGCCTGAATATCCCTTGGATTTGGGTAGCAGATGGTCCCCATGGCCTGCGCCGTGCACCAGCAACCAATAAACCGGGTTATGGCGATCAATTGCCCGCTACTTGTTTCCCAACGGCATCAGCATTGGCTGCAACCTGGGATTTGGATTTGCTTTATAAAGTAGGACAATCCTTGGGAGAAGAATGTCAGGCACAAGATGTAAATGTGATTCTGGGTCCTGGTGTAAACATCAAACGTTCTGTTTTGGCTGGTAGAAATTTTGAGTTCTTCTCTGAAGATCCAATTTTATCAGGTGAACTGGGAGCGGCTTATATTAATGGCGTTCAAAGTCAGGGAGTAGGCACATCATTAAAACATTTTACCGCCAATAATGTGGAGACCATGCGTATGTACAACAACTCCGATATGGATACGCGTACTTTGCACGAAATCTACCTGACTCCATTCGAAATTGCTGTAAAAAAAGCACAGCCGTGGACAATTATGGCTTGTTACAATAGAGTTCAGGGTGTTTACGGTACTCAAAGTCCTTACTTGTTAACCGATATTCTTAAAAAAGAATGGGGATTTAAAGGCATTGTTATTTCAGATTGGTTTGCAGTGGTTAACCGGGTTGAAGCAATGAAAGCTGGCATGCATATCGAAATGCCCAGCGTTAGTGCTGTAAATGACTCTCTTGTTGTGGAGGCTGTTAAAAATGGAGATCTGGATATAGCCGTTGTCGATCAATTGGTGAAAGAAATATTGACTGTTGTTTTTAAAGCGAAATCACTTGAAAAAGAAGGTGCAGAACTCAACGCGGATAAGCACCATAATTTTGCACGACAGGTTGCTTCCGAAGCCATAACACTTTTGAAGAACGAGAATCAGATTTTACCTGTCACAAAAGAGAAGTACAAGCGTGTAGCCATTATTGGAGAATTTGCTTCAGCGCCCCGTTATCAGGGAAACGGAAGTTCTGAAGTGAAACCGACCCAACTCGATAAGGCCTTAGACATGATCAAAAAAGAATATGGCAAGGACATAAAAGTAAGTTACGCTCAGGGCTATAAATTGTCTGATGATAATGATACTTCACTAATAGATGAGGCCAAAAAAGTGGCTGCTGCTGCCGATATTGCATTGGTATTTGCAGGTTTGCCATTGCAGTACGAATCGGAAGGCATTGACCGAACCCATATTCATATGCCTGCTTCTCACAATAAACTAATTAGTGAGATTGCGAAAGTTCAGAAAAATACGGTTGCGGTACTTACCAACGGAAGCGCAGTTACCATGCCATGGATAAATGAAGTGGATGGCATTTTGGAAACCTGGTTAGGCGGACAAGCAGGAGCAGGAGCTGTTGCCGATGTTTTGTTCGGGAAAGTAAATCCATCAGGTAAGCTGGCCGAAACATTTCCAATGAAATTGGAAGACACACCTTCATTTTTTAATTTTCCGGGTGAGCAAGGCGAGGTTCTTTACGGCGAACGCATTTTTGTTGGTTATCGTTACTACGATGAGAAGAAAATTGAACCTCTCTTCCCATTTGGCTTTGGATTGTCATACACTACATTTGAATACAGCGATCTTAAATTATCGGCTAAAAACACTACCGATAAAGACGGAGTAAGTGCAACAGTAACTGTTAAAAACACAGGTGATGTGAAAGGAAAAGAAATCGTTCAATTGTATGTTACCGATCAAAAATCAACACTTCAGCGTCCAAAGAAAGAGTTGAAGAAATTTGTTAAAGTTGAGTTGGAATCTGGAGAAGAAAAAGAAGTGACTTTCAAATTGGAAGCACGTGATTTTTCCTACTACGATGGCAAAAGAGAAATGTGGATTGCCGAAAGTGGTGATTTCTCAATTTCAATAGGAGCTTCTTCCCGTGATATCAGATTATCTGAAGTTGTTGCTTTGCAATCGACCCAGCAAGTTCCTTTGGCTTTCGACGAGTATACATTTTTTAGCGAATACTGGAAAAACAAGCAAACCCGTGCATTGCTAATGGAATTAGTTCCAAATTGGATCAAAGGATTCACAGGAGAAGGAAAATCAGGTTATACTGCAGATTTCCCAGGCTTTCTGGTCGATCATCCATTACTTAAATTTCCATACATAACACATGGTGAAATATCTCATGCACAGGTTATGGAATTGGTTGAAAAATGTAAAGGTTTTACTTATAATCCATAA
- a CDS encoding T9SS type A sorting domain-containing protein yields MKFISAFILFYLMGFSISAQVGNLIWEDNFNDGVLDASKWTYETGTGVNGDWGTGQLDRATNRIDNVSFQDHIDGAEGACLVITTQKEFYVDRNYTSGRINTAGKASWGPGHRIVARVFPRDVKHMGQGFAFWMMPDEIPNGLDYIMWPQGGEIDIMEYVGSIPFHNLGSVHYAWFWENNQWQEWNHAHAGAYYSYEFQEVPIPSEPGYGSYPPSLDDSNAGSYGFHNYGIDWYDDRIEFFVDDHVYHIHYLNDGDGFQKDGQDAFAISEIEGNRTGISEYSNHFDEWHPFENKMYAILSAGVGGGQNSYGGSIVPEAKFPCSVIIDWVRVYELGTITGVYEEVNRSSLKIFPNPVNTLLNIQIDKPEDYAVKILDSSGRTVLTTSLNLSSAIDVSNLKEGLYLVQLSNGEITLTKKMIKL; encoded by the coding sequence ATGAAATTTATTTCTGCATTTATTTTATTCTACTTAATGGGCTTTTCAATTTCTGCACAGGTTGGAAATCTAATTTGGGAAGATAATTTTAATGATGGTGTTTTAGATGCAAGCAAATGGACTTACGAAACGGGAACAGGTGTAAATGGAGATTGGGGAACAGGTCAGCTTGACCGTGCAACAAATAGAATTGATAATGTAAGCTTTCAGGATCATATTGATGGAGCAGAAGGGGCTTGTTTGGTCATAACCACACAAAAAGAATTTTATGTAGATAGAAATTACACAAGTGGGAGAATAAATACTGCAGGTAAAGCCTCTTGGGGGCCAGGACATAGAATTGTTGCGCGGGTTTTTCCCCGTGATGTGAAACACATGGGACAAGGTTTTGCGTTTTGGATGATGCCGGATGAAATACCGAATGGATTGGACTATATCATGTGGCCACAGGGCGGAGAGATTGACATCATGGAATATGTTGGTTCAATTCCATTTCATAATCTTGGAAGTGTCCATTATGCTTGGTTTTGGGAAAATAACCAGTGGCAAGAATGGAATCATGCACATGCAGGAGCTTATTACAGCTACGAATTTCAGGAAGTTCCAATCCCATCTGAACCGGGTTATGGATCTTATCCACCTTCGTTGGATGATTCTAATGCAGGAAGTTACGGTTTCCATAATTACGGCATAGACTGGTATGATGATAGAATTGAGTTTTTTGTCGATGATCATGTGTATCATATTCATTATTTGAATGACGGTGATGGTTTTCAAAAAGACGGGCAGGATGCTTTTGCCATTTCAGAGATTGAAGGGAATAGAACTGGAATTTCTGAGTATTCCAATCATTTCGACGAATGGCATCCTTTTGAGAATAAGATGTATGCAATTTTAAGTGCTGGAGTTGGTGGTGGACAAAATTCTTATGGCGGATCGATTGTTCCTGAGGCAAAATTCCCTTGCTCAGTAATCATCGATTGGGTACGGGTTTATGAATTAGGAACCATTACTGGAGTATATGAAGAGGTGAATCGATCCAGCTTAAAGATCTTTCCAAATCCTGTAAATACCTTATTAAATATTCAAATCGATAAGCCTGAAGATTATGCTGTTAAAATTCTTGATAGTTCAGGAAGAACAGTGCTTACTACGTCATTAAATCTGTCATCGGCAATTGATGTATCCAACCTAAAAGAAGGATTATACTTAGTTCAATTAAGTAATGGTGAAATAACATTGACAAAGAAAATGATAAAGCTATAA
- a CDS encoding alpha/beta hydrolase-fold protein — translation MMRILLSTLFALLICLSSYAKVNVKQLRNSRLYSTVLKEYRDVKILLPNEYDDTYYTYPTIYLLDAETNFDMGIEVLSFLMDNHFIPPHIVVGLPNTDRFRDMTPVDSIMNKSIFKTRGGADDFIKTLELDVFPFIAKSFRANTQRLLMGHSYSGLFVVHAFSTRPDLFDKYLAFSPILWWNNKAIVKDVDQFLSKNSSIRKHLFISFAEEATEMLKSCKSLILSLEKKAPSDLKWHYAWMPDESHYTLYRKSLMQGMETIFTEYKYPDVKVLAEKGVEVAQTYQRQVLLNYGRNEKLPYSLLESVCVQLKDEERYNDAMAFLKYSISNYPERAESFFYVGEIYEKVNQPEEAVQFYELAHNKDKGRWDYENKYLEMQKLLNELQNKTQNNRDL, via the coding sequence ATGATGCGAATTTTGCTTTCGACTCTATTTGCTTTACTTATTTGCTTGAGTTCGTATGCCAAAGTGAACGTAAAACAATTGCGCAATTCCCGTCTTTATTCCACGGTTCTTAAGGAATATCGCGATGTTAAAATTTTGCTTCCTAACGAATACGACGATACTTATTACACCTATCCAACCATTTATTTATTGGATGCTGAGACGAACTTCGATATGGGAATTGAGGTTCTAAGTTTTCTCATGGATAATCATTTTATTCCTCCACACATTGTTGTCGGGCTTCCTAATACCGATCGCTTTCGCGATATGACTCCTGTTGACTCAATCATGAATAAAAGTATTTTTAAAACTCGTGGTGGAGCCGATGATTTTATCAAAACTCTTGAGTTGGATGTATTCCCATTTATAGCCAAAAGTTTTAGAGCGAACACACAAAGACTGCTTATGGGACATAGCTACAGTGGTCTTTTTGTCGTTCATGCATTTTCTACTCGACCCGATTTATTTGATAAGTACTTAGCATTTAGCCCAATTCTTTGGTGGAATAATAAGGCGATAGTTAAGGATGTTGATCAATTCTTAAGCAAAAATTCATCCATAAGAAAACACTTATTTATCTCATTTGCCGAAGAAGCTACCGAGATGTTGAAATCCTGCAAATCTTTAATTTTATCCTTAGAGAAAAAAGCACCATCCGATCTTAAATGGCATTATGCCTGGATGCCCGATGAAAGTCATTACACACTGTATCGTAAAAGTTTAATGCAGGGAATGGAAACAATATTCACAGAATATAAATATCCTGATGTAAAAGTATTAGCTGAAAAGGGCGTAGAAGTAGCTCAAACATATCAGAGACAAGTATTGTTGAATTATGGAAGGAATGAAAAATTACCCTATTCACTTTTAGAGAGTGTATGTGTTCAGCTTAAAGATGAGGAACGTTACAATGATGCAATGGCTTTTTTAAAATATTCTATTTCAAATTATCCCGAAAGGGCAGAATCATTCTTCTACGTGGGTGAAATTTACGAAAAAGTTAATCAGCCTGAGGAGGCAGTTCAATTTTACGAATTGGCGCATAACAAAGACAAAGGCCGATGGGATTATGAGAATAAATATCTGGAGATGCAGAAATTACTAAATGAACTCCAAAATAAAACCCAAAACAATAGAGATTTATAA